The following proteins are co-located in the Neisseria sp. Marseille-Q6792 genome:
- the rpmD gene encoding 50S ribosomal protein L30, whose translation MTEQKKIKVTLVKSLIGTIESHRACARGLGLRRREHTVEVLDTPENRGMINKISYLLKVES comes from the coding sequence ATGACTGAGCAAAAAAAGATTAAAGTTACATTGGTTAAGAGCCTGATCGGTACAATTGAATCTCATCGTGCATGTGCTCGCGGTTTAGGTTTGCGCCGTCGTGAACATACTGTAGAGGTTTTGGATACCCCTGAAAACCGTGGTATGATTAATAAAATCAGCTACTTGTTGAAAGTGGAGTCTT